The bacterium genomic interval ATCTCATAGCGCCGGTAGCCGGCCCCTTCGAGCATCCGGTCGCGAAGCCCCCACATTTCGAGCGCGGTGTCCTCGTCCGGGAGCCCCGCCAGCTCTCCGCGGGCCTGCCGGGCGTGAAAGGCGGTGCCGGGCTCGATGGTGAGTTCGTAGGCCGAGAGGTGCTCGGGCCCGAGCGCGATGGCGGACGCCAGATCGGCCTCCGCGGCGGCAATATCCTGGAAAGGGATTCCGAACATCAGATCGAGCGAGATGTTTCCGAATCCGGCGGCGCGGGCGGAGCGGAACGCGGCGCGGGCTTCCTCGCCCGTATGGACGCGATCAAGGCGGCGGAGAGCGGCGTCATCGAAGGTCTGCACCCCGATGCTGATCCGGTTCACCCCCATCTCCCGCAGCATCTCGAAGCGCCCGGCGTCGGCCGCCCCGGGATTGGCTTCCACCGTGATCTCGGCATCGTTCTCAAGGCCGAAAAGCCGGCGGATGGTTTCAAGAATGCGGCCGGTTTCCGCCGGGGGAAAAAGAGAGGGGGTGCCGCCCCCGAAGAATACGCTCTGAACCGATCGCCCGCCGAGACGATAGGCGCGCGCGCGGGCCTCCAGTTCGGCGATCAGCGCTCCTGCGTAGTCCGCTGCCCAGTTGTCCCCGGCGTGGCCTTTTTCGAGGAGGGTGTCCAGGGCGTAGGAGTTGAAGTCGCAGTAGCCGCACTTGTGGATGCAGAAGGGAAGATGGATGTAGAGCGATAGGGGTGGCATCTGCGGGGCCTCCGCGGCACGGGTTTTCCGGTCCGCCAACATGCCACCTTTCCGGGGCCCCCACAATCCTTGGGCGGCGGCGGGAGTTCCCCGGAAACCGGGGCTCTTGCATTCCCCCGGAGGCGGGTGTACAAATTCGGAAGTTACGATATTTCGTTTCTATCTTTGAAGGCGAATCGTGTTAAATAGTTGTTTATAGATAAATTAGGAGGTTCCATGCCCACGCGTAATTTGAGTACCGAGGAGCGATATCGCGTCATTTTGCG includes:
- the hemW gene encoding radical SAM family heme chaperone HemW, translating into MPPLSLYIHLPFCIHKCGYCDFNSYALDTLLEKGHAGDNWAADYAGALIAELEARARAYRLGGRSVQSVFFGGGTPSLFPPAETGRILETIRRLFGLENDAEITVEANPGAADAGRFEMLREMGVNRISIGVQTFDDAALRRLDRVHTGEEARAAFRSARAAGFGNISLDLMFGIPFQDIAAAEADLASAIALGPEHLSAYELTIEPGTAFHARQARGELAGLPDEDTALEMWGLRDRMLEGAGYRRYE